The Apium graveolens cultivar Ventura chromosome 6, ASM990537v1, whole genome shotgun sequence genome contains a region encoding:
- the LOC141665015 gene encoding uncharacterized protein LOC141665015 yields the protein MVNHRGVEANPAKIKALLDMKSPTSVKQVQSLTGRIADLNQFVSKSSDRCKEFFKAIKGMVKDFVWTSDCEEAFLKIKEQLGNPPMLAKPEDGETLILYLTVSEYSVSAVLVKEKGSHQSPMYYLSKRLLDAETRYTSMKKLVYALILAARKLRPYFQDHRIEGQALVDFILEFDSEIDNKAIVLAEPSSKENPPVDVREEFPHPRWIFPVDGAVNNNGAGAEIVLITPEGHRLMSTIHFKFYVTNNDAEYEALINGLKIALEVGVVNLIAQSDSELVVNQVNGGFQARGPRTELYMRCVQRLLEKFGSARLEGVPKEENSNADALEKMGSQMDSVQLGQIPLGIQEIPSIPEVEVFETQEIPKENWMTPIHNYIRMGAFPELKLQARRLRYQDAKYVEYDRVLYKRGFNQPLLCCVDREEGNYILREVHEGICGNHSRGGSLTLKVLRQGYYWPTMIDDVFKFVRACDHCQRFANYSNAPATSITSLVSPWPFAMWGIDLIGELPKAGGCEVCRGGC from the exons atGGTTAACCACCGAGGGGTTGAGGCGAACCCGGCAAAAATCAAAGCTCTGTTGGACATGAAATCTCCCACCAGCGTTAAGCAAGTGCAAAGCCTGACGGGAAGGATTGCGGATTTGAATCAATTTGTCTCAAAGTCATCGGATAGATGTAAAGAATTCTTTAAAGCAATTAAAGGGATGGTAAAGGATTTTGTGTGGACCTCGGATTGTGAAGAGGCTTTTCTGAAAATCAAGGAACAGCTGGGAAATCCTCCTATGTTGGCCAAGCCAGAAGATGGGGAAACGTTGATTCTTTACTTGACAGTCTCTGAATACTCCGTCAGCGCGGTGTTGGTGAAAGAGAAAGGGAGTCACCAATCGCCCATGTACTATTTGAGCAAAAGGTTGCTAGATGCAGAGACTAGATATACCAGCATGAAAAAATTGGTGTACGCCCTTATCCTTGCGGCACGAAAGTTAAGGCCGTACTTTCAAGATCACCGAATAGAA GGACAAGCGTTAGTTGATTTCATACTTGAGTTTGACTCTGAAATAGACAATAAGGCTATAGTGTTGGCAGAACCTTCCTCAAAAGAAAATCCTCCTGTTGACGTGAGAGAAGAGTTCCCGCACCCTCGGTGGATCTTTCCTGTTGATGGGGCTGTGAATAATAATGGAGCAGGTGCCGAGATTGTTTTGATCACCCCGGAAGGGCATCGTTTAATGAGTACCATCCACTTCAAATTTTACGTCACTAACAACGATGCTGAGTATGAAGCATTAATCAATGGTTTGAAAATAGCTCTGGAAGTGGGGGTTGTGAACTTGATCGCTCAGAGTGACTCAGAGTTAGTGGTAAACCAAGTCAACGGAGGTTTCCAAGCCCGAGGACCTCGGACAGAGTTATATATGAGATGTGTGCAGCGCCTACTGGAAAAGTTTGGAAGTGCCAGGCTAGAGGGTGTACCAAAGGAAGAAAATAGTAATGCAGATGCCTTGGAAAAGATGGGGTCGCAAATGGACAGCGTCCAACTTGGGCAAATTCCTTTGGGGATCCAAGAAATCCCAAGTATTCCAGAAGTAGAGGTTTTCGAGACACAGGAGATCCCAAAAGAGAATTGGATGACCCCCATTCATAACTATATTCGAATGGGAGCTTTTCCAGAACTTAAGTTACAAGCTCGACGCCTTCGCTACCAGGATGCGAAGTACGTTGAATATGATAGAGTATTGTATAAGAGAGGGTTTAACCAACCACTATTATGCTGCGTGGATCGGGAAGAAGGGAATTATATTCTTAGGGAGGTGCATGAAGGAATTTGCGGCAATCACTCGAGAGGTGGTTCGTTGACATTGAAAGTCCTCAGACAAGGATATTACTGGCCAACCATGATAGATGATGTCTTCAAGTTTGTTCGGGCTTGTGATCATTGCCAACGATTCGCTAATTATTCCAACGCCCCGGCAACATCTATCACTTCGCTGGTGAGTCCTTGGCCTTTTGCCATGTGGGGCATTGATCTCATTGGAGAGTTGCCCAAGGCCGGGGGGTGTGAAGTATGCCGTGGTGGCTGTTGA